The genomic window AGTTCCTCCTCGAGGTTTTTCCGGTGCGCATCCTGCGGAGGCGCGCTCCGCTCGGCTTTTCGTTTCTCCGCGGGGCCGCACAGCCGCTCCGTCTCCCGAACCGACAGGCCGCGCCGCAGCACCGTCTCGCAGATCGCCGCCGCGTGCTCCGGCGGCGCGGCGAGGAGCGCGCGGCCATGTCCGGCGGAGAGGCGCCCGTCCGCCACTGCCTGGCGGACCGTGGGCGGCAGCTTGAGAAGCCGCACGGTGTTGGCCACCGTGACGCGGTCTTTCCCCACCCGCTCCGCCACCTGCTCCTGGGAGAGGGAGAAGTCGTGCGTCAGCCGCTGGTACCCCTCGGCAAGCTCGATGGCGTTGAGATCCGCCCGCTGGATGTTTTCCACCAGCGCGGCTTCGAGCGCCTCGCGGTCGGAGAGCTTTCGCACCACCGCCGGGATCGTGGACAGCCCCGCGGCCTCCGCGGCGCGAAACCGCCGCTCGCCGGCGACCAACTCGTATCCGTCCGGCGTCGGCCGGACCAGCACCGGCTGAAGAACCCCTTTCTCGCGGATCGAGGCGACGAGTTCCTCGAGCGCCTCCGGGGAAAAGGTCCTCCGGGGCTGCAGGCTCCCCGCACGGATCTTTTCCACCGGGATCTGGAGAAACCCGGGGTCGCGCCCGGCGCCTGGAGCCCCCGCGGAGGGCGTGGTGCCCGTCAGCAGGGCGGAGAGGCCCCGGCCCAGTACCTTCTTCTTTACCGGTTCGTTCTTCCGTTCCATCGGTTCACCATCTCCCGGGCCAGTTCGAGGTAACTTTGCGCCCCACGGGAGGAAACGGCGTACAGGAGCGCCGGCTTTCCGTGGGAGGGCGACTCGGACAAGCGGACATTTCTCGGTATAACTGTTTGAAATATTTGATCTTTCAGTATTTCGCGGGCCTCATCCGCGACCTGATGGGCCAGGTTGTTCCGCGCGTCGAACATGGTGAGCGCCACTCCCTCGATCCGCAACCCGGGATTCATCTCCTCCCGGATCCGGTCGATGGTCCGGAAGAGGCTGGAAAGTCCTTCCAGGGCGTAATATTCACACTGAAGAGGAATCACTACTGCATCGGCGGCGCAAAGGGCGTTGACCGTCAGCAGGCCCAGGGAGGGAGGACAATCGATCACGATGACGTCGTACTCTCCCACAACAGGCGCCAGCGCCTCCGCCAGGCGCCGTTCCCTGCGTTCCATCGGCACCAGTTCGATCTCGGCCCCGATCAGGTCGGCGGAAGCGGGCAATAGATAGAGGAAGGGAAGATCGGTCCCCCGGATCGCCTCCGCCACGGGGATCTCTCCCATGAGGACGCGGTAGACGTTGCGCTCCTCATCTCCCCCGGGGGTCCCTCCCACGCCGGAGGAGGCGTTGGCCTGCGGGTCGAGGTCGACCAGGAGCGTCTTCTTCTCCATTACGGAGAGGGAAGCGGCCAGGTTGACCGCGGTGGTGGTCTTCCCGACCCCCCCCTTCTGGTTGGCGACGGTGAGAATGCGGGCCAATACGGTCCCTCCTTTTCCTTGAAACACAACGGTATCTTGTACCACGCGGGGGCATGGGGCGAAAGGGGGAATTCCCGCGCGCGGCTACTCGTCCTTCCCCTTGCGGCCGCCCTCCAGGTGAAATTTATGGAGGAACCGATGGATGACGGGGGCGAAGAGGAGCCCGGCGACCACGATGAACATCAACCCGCTGAAGAGCGCATACGCGGCGGCGAACAATTTTCCCGCCGTCGTGTGCAGCTCCGCGACCGGCCCCATCCCCCCGAGGATCATCGCGGCGTTGAGGATCGAATCCACCCACGGGAGCCCCTCGATCCAGTGGTACCCGGACACTCCCAGGAACAGGGCGGCGAGAACCGCGACGAAGGCCATCCCCCCGCTGCGGGCGATCCGACGAAGGTACACTTCCCGGGAAATCAGCGGTTCGTGGTGGTGTTCGTACATCACCTCACTCCTTTCCCACGGGCTCGATCTCGACGATCTCCCGCTCCCCCATCCCGCGGGGGAGGTGGAACCGTTCCCGGCG from bacterium includes these protein-coding regions:
- a CDS encoding ParB/RepB/Spo0J family partition protein — protein: MERKNEPVKKKVLGRGLSALLTGTTPSAGAPGAGRDPGFLQIPVEKIRAGSLQPRRTFSPEALEELVASIREKGVLQPVLVRPTPDGYELVAGERRFRAAEAAGLSTIPAVVRKLSDREALEAALVENIQRADLNAIELAEGYQRLTHDFSLSQEQVAERVGKDRVTVANTVRLLKLPPTVRQAVADGRLSAGHGRALLAAPPEHAAAICETVLRRGLSVRETERLCGPAEKRKAERSAPPQDAHRKNLEEELSRRGGTRVRLRGTLKKGRVEISYFSPEELDRLCDVLFRVR
- a CDS encoding AAA family ATPase, producing the protein MARILTVANQKGGVGKTTTAVNLAASLSVMEKKTLLVDLDPQANASSGVGGTPGGDEERNVYRVLMGEIPVAEAIRGTDLPFLYLLPASADLIGAEIELVPMERRERRLAEALAPVVGEYDVIVIDCPPSLGLLTVNALCAADAVVIPLQCEYYALEGLSSLFRTIDRIREEMNPGLRIEGVALTMFDARNNLAHQVADEAREILKDQIFQTVIPRNVRLSESPSHGKPALLYAVSSRGAQSYLELAREMVNRWNGRTNR